A region of the Yarrowia lipolytica chromosome 1C, complete sequence genome:
GTGGGGTTGTGTAACGTCCTGTTGTGTTGGTGTCCACCACTACTTCTTCACCTCGGCCTTCCACTCAGACTGCCAGATTTTGTTGGGGGGAGTCTCGGTAGGCACTCGCATTTCGATGGGGAACTTGTTGCCCTTGACTCGCAGCACGGCGGCGTTGAACAGGAATCCGTCCACCTTTCGCAGTTCCTCGCACGTGTCTTGCAGCATCTCATACTGCTGTCTGTGTTGCTGCTCTCGGGCCAGCTTTTCGGCCAGCCGCTCCTCTCGCCACGCCACCTGCACGATTCGGTGTCGAATCAGATCCTCCTGGCTGAgctcgagcttcttgggAGCCATTCGCTTGGGCGACATGGCCGACATCTGGTTCACGAGCTTTCGCGCTCCAGGGTCCAGATCGTTGGCCGTCTTGGTTCGCTTGGTTCGCAGGGCCAGCTGGGGCACCCGCCGAGCCACACAGGTCGTTCGCACGGTTCCAAACATTGTGGtcttgtgtgtggtgtggtgtggtgttgCACAGATCAGGTATTTTTTCAGCTGGCAGAAGGGGACATGCAGCGGCCGTAAGTTCGATTTGCACCTGGCAACTTTTAAAATTGAAATTGAAGTTGTTgggggttcgattccgaGGGAGGTCGTTCCAGGAAAAGAGATACAGCAACAGTCACTCCGCGATTCTTCCTCAATACAAACATGAATTCTGACATTCAAACAGCCTGTACCTGTCCCCGTActaatacagtacagtatgtactagACATTACTAGGTTGTGATTGGTAAGCAGAGCTTGCTGTCGCtcactcgtactcgtataatacaataaataatcTACTTTTTTCTAGTAATAAATATCGAGCTGGGTTTCTGTCGCCGAGgcggaggagaagctctGGTTAGTGGTGGTACAGATGGCGGGGGAGGCGCTTGCGCGGGTGGCAGAGGCGGGGAAACGTGCCGATTGATTGGgggaggagattgtggtggagtggtCGAAGTGACGACTGGCGCAGTCTCGGGTCCAGGCCCACGCCTGAAAATACCCATATCTGTCCGCTGCACCTTGGTAGGCGAGGCGCTGCCGCTCGAGTGTCCAATGGCGTTTGTTTTGGGCATGGGAGTGGGCCGTTTGAGAGGTCGCTTCAAGGATGTGGTGCTCATGGCTTCAACAGGAACCGGAATGGACGAAATGCGGTGGTCCGAATTGAAGCCTCCATTGACACGGACGGTATCACGACCCGCAGAGGGCTGGGGGTCACGTGtagggtcacgtggttggTTTCTGTTTGTGCGGTCGAAAAACGACTTGCGGTTCGTTTCCAGAAATGTGGGGTTGCTGGGGGAAAACATGCTGCCCTTGGAACGCATTTCCAGTCGCAATCGACCCACAACAGACGACTTTGCTCGCTGAATGTATTGTCGTCGCTGAGAAGACTCAGCCCGCGGGTCCACGTCCAACTGGGTGATCATGATTTCCGACTTGCGTTGTTGTTCACGTGCAATGTTTCGTTTGAGCCGATTACTGCTCTCGCGCAAACGAGtctccttttcctcctgGTAGCGCAGGTATGTTTCCTTGAAGTTCTTTTTTGGTAATGGGCGGTCAGAAAAGTCGCGACCGATGAAGTGCTTCCATACTGGTTCCGAGTCGCGTGCAATATGTGGAGAGATGGACTCAATGTGGAGCATTTGGCGGCACTTGAACTTGCGGAGAATGGGCTCCACCAAGTGGTAGGGCGTATCGCCGATATCTTGGATTTCTGAGTTAGTAACCGTGATGAGTGTGGTCGGAGGTACGGGGTAACGAGTGGACAACACCCTACAGGGTGTTAGGAGGTTGGAAAGAGCCCATGGAGCAGTTCTGGCCGTGGCATAGTTCAGAGGCGCCAAGGGTAACAGTCTGAGGTGCTGTCTATCGAAGCATACCGACATTTGAGCTGAATCCCGGTCATTTTTCCGCTTATTGTTGCAGCTCAGACACACTGACAGCGAGATTAGTTGAGAACATGGCTTGGTTTGAAGCAACTAGTTCTGAACACCCTGGCCGGTGGCACAGAGACAACCTCAGAACCTGTCTTCAcagccagagccagtcACAGGACCAAGAACGGAGGTCGGTTCAACTCAGTCTGTGTCACAAGGATGACACAAATGAGCATATAATGGCCAAGAGCGTCGACAGACACACAAAATGACACGGCGTCATGCTCGCGAGACTCAGTCTCGGCCTCCACGTTTCCATTCTCTTCTCACCTAGCAAAGGTTAACCAAATCGTCCCTGACTCCTGAATGACGTGTCCATAACCTGTGTTCAAATCAGGAGTCCCCAAGGGGTCTTGCTGAACGCTCTGACCTGCTTTACACGCACAACCTCGAGCTCccgtttgtgtcttttCCGATTGTGTACTCACGATGACTGTGCCTCTGGCATGTTTTGCGGGCCAACTCGACCAGGGAGGGGACTCCCTTGGATGATCGAGCTTCCAGCTCCGATAACGACAGCATGAGAAGGTGTTTACAGCCTCGGGCAAGTGATTGGCGAGATATAGAGGATTTCAAGTCGTTTCGGGCTGGTACCTAGCTGTGGTCAGCCAGATATAAATATGCACTATAGAGTTTGCACGTGACGCAATCAAAACATGGTGGCGGATGAGTGGCGATATTGGTGGCCGACGGAGAGGATTTGGAAGAGGGGGAAATGTTACTAAGAAGTCTTGAGAATATGagtttgtttttgtttttgtttttgtttgttttttctgATTCTTGCAGATTTTTTCTGATTCTTGCAGATtttttctgatttttttttttttttttgctaTTCTCGCCTTTTTCTCATAAAGTCACCCATgatgagtacaagtaaatgCTCCATTTAGGGGGAAAAAGGggaaatatatatatttaaaagaaattaaaaaaattaaaaaattaTTGTGGACTTTAGATGGATTTTAGGTGAATTTAGGTGAATTTAGGTGAATTTAGGGGAATTTAGGTGAATTTAGGTGATTTTAGGGGAATTTAGGTGATTTTAGGGGAATTTAGGTGAATTTAGGTGGATTTTAGATAAATTTTAGGTGAATATAGGAGGATTATGAGTGAACTTTAGATGGAATAGATATTTATTCCAGGAAATtcagaaaaaagaaatagTTGAGAATAATTGAAAGAAATTGAAGATAAAAAGTAGCAATGGGGTTAGATATCTTTGCATGGACCAATATAATCCATAGAACCCTTTTACGGGTCCGTATAAGCCGTGTATTAAAGCTCAAGCTATTTCAATCAGCGATATCTTGAAGTACAGCCAGTTCAAGTGCAACTTTCAGTTCTTGAGTCATACGAGAGTCGTATATCTATTAATCCTTGCTAAGATTGATTTTATCTTCTAtattgtgttttttgtcCTATCGTGTCACGCTTTGTAGGACTGGAACATGTTCACAACTCCAGATCTGGAAGATAGCTTCTTTGCGTTTTTGCCATTATCATATTGCAAATCTCAAAAAGTCTGTCTCTTTGTTCAAGGAAGACCTTACTGTACGTCTGGAAAGCTGACAGTTCCACAAATGAAGGTCCCATATCCGGTCTCAAGTAGTTAATGTTACTTTGATATTAGTATCTACCTGGAATTCCTAGTGATGAGATCTATAATGCATCTTCATCATTGGAACCCACTAAACGTATACAATGTCTACTCGACAGGAGCCAACACAAGTCTCCCGATATCTCCTCTGGCCGATCGTATTCAAGTCGGGTGAAACAGACCCCATATCCTCTCTACGCTATTCCCAGTCCCTACTGCAAAAGAGTTGCTCTACGTCATCAGTCATGGGCCATGGCTAACGTTTAgatccatctccaagcaGCCCAGTGTCTCAGGGTAGGACAACAAGCCGAAAAGGGATACCGAGGATACCGTAAGATGACAAAGTCTTGCTCAACCGATTGAAGTGACAATATGTAATCAGCCGGGGCCAGGGCATGTGGTGTAGTATCGTTCCACGTGATATTCTCACTATCCTCTTTCTCTGTGGATGTCATATCATTGGGAAGACGGCTGCGGTGGTTCATACCGTTGGAATGTTTCACTTTTCAGGGTTCAAATCACGTCCCGGAGAATGTCGGTTGTTCCGAATGACTGATGGTGACGAAAAGATCGGGTGGGGTTACTTCCGACAAAGAGAGCGTACGTACTGGTGCTTAGAGAGGCTTGAACTTGAAATCGTACCCTGAGACAAGACACGGCACGTTCCGTACGTATCGAACTGTCGATACAATTGCCCAGTCACAGCAACATTCGACTGCGTCTTGGGGAGTCGGCCGGGCCCGATTTGGAAGCCTTCAATGCCTTCAAGCTTAGAAACTGCGGGGAAGTGGATCTTGTGGGGGGTCCACGCCACTGAGTTCTGTGgggtgtacttgtacctggACTGGGTTTATGTACAGGCGGACGAGGGTTGGAGGGTTCGGGGGTTGGAGTGAGAGACCATGAACATATTCGGAACATATTCCGAAAATAATCCGAATATATACTGGACAAATACAGAACATATACCGAACATATACCAAACACATACCGAACATATACTCATATACTGAACATCTTTCTGTCCGGGTTGTATCGCTCAAATTCGTCTCTGTTGTTCTCGCTTATGCAGGTTTCAGCTGCTTTTGCAGATGCGCACAGGAGCCAAGCCTCACACGGCTTTGTATGGGGGACGAGTGTTTCATTTAACCGAACTTTGTTTTTTCGGCGAACAAGACCAAACAAGGGAAATAATAAATCCTATTTATTCGGGTTTAATAGGCGGAGGAAGTCATCATTGTGCGGGAGGGGAGAGATAGTAAGCTCAAAAATAGATGAGACTTGGGAGCAAAAAAAGATGACTTGATCCAGGCCTAGGTCGTTCAAACACACCTCCTAAAGGCCCTCTCTCCCTCGTATTACCCCAGACAACTCTGAGATAACCGCGAAGTAAACCTGGGATCGTCGCAGTGTAGAATGTAAACCTAGTGAGACGTGCGGGAGACCTTCCACGGTTTCAtacggtatgtacaagttgtATCGTTCTCTTGGAAGACCCTCTCATCATGTCAACAATACAACACattctgtacttgtaccacaAACTACCACccctactgtacttgttgacCCCTACAGCACTCGTTGATGAGGCCACCCAAAGTCTCAGCCTCGGCTCTTTTAAAGCCCCATTTGGCCATGTCTCTAACTCCAACAGACTTCCCCAACTCACCGCCCCTTCCATCTCATCCGCCGGAAGTCTCAATGGGGACCCGTACAATAACTCAGCAGAGCTAGCCACGGGGTGGTTTCAATGAGTAGCTCATATCATTGAGCactgcagcagcagcggcggGTTTCTATCACGTGTTTCGATTCCTGATGGATACACCCGTAAGCCGTGCCTTCCAACACTTTGTATACGGTATCAAGGTCACTGCTTCTCTGTCGGTCTCTTTCCGATCACGCTTTCCCAAAACAGAAGCCGTCAACGGCTGTACCTCGTCCTTCGGTCGGGATAGAATTCGGAAAAACCTTCCCCACAGATCTCTCAGGTGGACATGTATATAAGGGAGAGGGAGGCAGGGATGAGTCTGCTATCGACTGTCTTCACCCAGTCGCAACTACTCTCCCCTCAGTCTTAACTTGGCTGTTCACTCAACTCTTCATTCAACTCTCCAACTGGAGCATTCTCTTCTCTAATCGTGAAACGCGTCTCAATTTCAGACTCCATCATgaagctacaagtacccgCGTTTGCGCGGTCGTCTTCTGACGTGAAAACGTCATTCATGGGAGCCCGGGGCCAGAAACTGCACAATCTCGTGGCAGCAATTGCAGGATTGGGATTCTTGCTGTTTGGATACGACCAGGGAGTTATGGGCGGTCTTCTAACTCTCGACACGTTCATCCAACAGTTTCCCAAAATGGACACCTCCGACTACCTGCCTCCAAAGGTCAAGaccttcaacaccaccattCAAGGCACAGCCGTGGGCATCTACGAAATCGGATGCATGATTGGAGCTTTGTTCACCATGTGGGCTGGAGACAAGCTTGGAAGACGCTACATGATCTTCTTTGGCTCCATCATCATGACGATTGGAGCGATTCTGCAATGTGCTTCCTACTCTCTGGGACAGTTCATTGCCGGAAGAGTCATTTCTGGAATTGGAAACGGCTTCATCACAGCCACAGTCCCCATGCTCCAGTCGGAATGCGCCAAACCCGAACGTCGAGGAAAGTTGGTCATGCTGGAGGGAGCTCTCATCACCGCTGGAATTGCTCTTTCGTATTGGATCGACTTTGGCTTCTATTGGGTGCGGACCAACGACGCCGACTGGCGTTTCCCTATCGCCTTCCAGATTGTCTTCTCTCTGGTTCTCACCTTCACCATCATGTCTCTTCCCGAGTCTCCCCGATGGCTCGTGAAGAAACAGAGATTCGAAGAAGCGGCAGGAGTTTTTGCTGCTCTCGAGGATGTGCCTCTGGACGACCCCTACGTGATTAACCAGATCACCTCCGTCAAAGAATCGATCATGATGGAGCAGCTGGCCCAGTTGGGTGTCGATGGTGTCGATGCTCGGCGGAAAATCCAGTCGGGCGAGTTCCAAATGGGCCAGGAGCTGTCTTTCATCGGTCAAATGAAACTCATGTTCACCTTtggcaaaaagaaaaactTCCACCGAACAATGCTGGCCTACTGGAACCAGGTGATGCAGCAGGTGACCGGCATCAACCTCATCACCTACTACGCAGCTTACATTTACCAAACCAGCGTGGGAATGAATGCCACAGACTCGCGAATTCTGGCCGCCTGCAACGGAACAGAGTACTTTATGGCTTCCTGGGTCGCCTTCTACACAATTGAGCGATTTGGACGCCGAAAACTCATGCTGTTTGGAGCCGTAGGCCAAGCATGCACTATGGCCATTCTCACCGGATGTGTTTACGCAGCTTCAAAGCCCGAAGATGGAGGCTTGGACATGCAGGGGGCGGGAATCGCTGCGGCCGTctttctgtttgtgttcaACACTTTCTTCGCCATTGGCTGGCTCGGTATGACCTGGCTCTACCCTGCGGAAATCTCGTCTTTGGAGATCAGAGCTCCGGCAAACGGTCTTTCCACCTCGGGCAACTGGGCCTTCAACTTCATGGTGGTAATGATCACCCCCGTGGCTTTCAACTCCATCAAGTGGAAGACGTATATCATTTTTGCCTGCATCAACGCCTTCATGGTCCCCATGGTGTACTTTTTCTACCCCGAGACCGCCGGACGAAGCTTGGAAGAGATTGATATGATCTTTGCCGAGTCCAACCCTCGAACTCCCTGGGACGTGGTTGGTATTGCCAACCGTCTGCCCAAGAACTCCGTGGCAACTTATGATGACTACGAGGCTGGTgaacaggaggagaaggccattGTTGAGACAGCGGAAAGTGTCTCTCATGATTCGGCCGAGTTTCAGTGATGACGAGGCGGCACAAGGTCGTGGGTGGATATGAGTGGACATTTATCTCTCACGGGGATATATAATCAATagttttattttattttattttattttattttttttatttattcaatGTAGGACAcattctttttttttaataaaataataaattAAAATCAATCTCAAAGAAATCATCCAGAATCCAATTATCCCAGTTCTCAACTGGAACCACTTCATTTGCTCCGCCAGATGAGTTGTGACGACATTGAGAGGAGGCGACCAGCGGCCCTACCTCCAAACAGAGTCCATCCCTCTCCCCCAGATCGCTTGGCCACCAGAACCTAGCACGGGACTCATCTTGAGCAGCCTCGGTCCTGGTCTTGAAAGGagtctttttcttttcgtACTCAATTCCATGGCAGTTTTTGATTCAAGACGTCTGGGATATGTCAGAATGAGTTCTTGATGGTGCATGTGTGTGTTTATGGAGAAGTCGGCGTCCAATGCTGATGGGCCAGCCCTCCAAAAGCAGCTCTGGCGAGGAAAACAGCAGGAATAAAcccaccgacgacagcaACAATAGTGACAGCGACAATAGTGACAGCTCCATTTCCCAGGGACACGTCAATGATACCACCAAAGAGCTGAATGGGGATTCTCAGCCTGAGCAAACCACCCCTGATTTGCCTGGTCCTCTCATTGTCGACGATCTCCGCGGCTCCGGCTTGTCCTTGGTTCCCCAATTAACCAGAACACTGTGATCGTTCGCTCTGCAAGATTGGAGAGAGAACTCAAGTCGCTTCAACCACCACAAAtccccaagcccaaggacCAAAACTCTGGTAACACCGGCAAAGGAAGCGGGAAAGGAGGCACCAAGAGACACCGAAAGGTCTTTAAAGATACCATTAAGTAAGCCTTCCTGAAGACAAATTGCGCGACGTGGCGGTTTTAAACGACTTTCCCGCCAGATGTACGATGAGGGCCGAGACCTTGTCAAATATCTGGTTAGACAGAcccttggagatgtggagCGTACGTTGACCACGCCAAACGACTGACTCTCACTGCTGGTGATGCCATATGCTCTCAAGCAACTGGGACGTCCGCTTTATGGCTACAGGTGGAACATGTAATGCCATGTAACGAGAATCTCGTTCTGTCAGCAGGTAAGTGCTATTGGCGCGGTTCTTCCGTGTTCATGACTGGATGTAAGCAAGTAGAGTCATTAGATGAGTCATTAGATGAATCATTGGGTAGTGTCATCTCTGTACCCAGATGAACACCAGAAGTACagcacatactgtactgagCTCTGACGGGTATTCCAGACACTTGGGGAGAGGACTAGTAAGCAGCTCGCACAGTGTTGTTTCAATCATGAAGAGCACAACTCAGTTGTTAATGAGATGACGTGTTATTGTGAGTTCCAATCATGAAGAGCAGTGTGAGATTCATTCCTAGATCTGTAGAGGTATCCTGGTTAGTCGCTGTGTTTAAGTGTTTTCTCCGAGCGGATGAGTGGGAGTCACAGTCTTTCGGTCACATCGATTCCACACGCCCAACCCTGGAATCAATCTCGAGTTTCGATacgttgttggtgtggtgAGTGGTGATACCTCTGGCGGAGGTTAGTCGTTCAGTGCCTCGTATATGCAGTGTCAAGCGTAAGTAATATGGCGAGCTTAGTTGTGACAGCCTAAGTAAATACCTTTGAGTGTGTACCGAACTGTACTTCCACGCCTCGAGTACATCTCAGCGAACACCAGCAATGTCCCCCAGTCTTGGGAACATTATGTTTCACTGGAATTCAGACTCCTTTCGTACATTTTCGGCTGATTATTGTCCGACATGATCAACAAGACTGTCTTTGTTTATTATGGTACtgaacagtacatacttgaagtacatacttgaagtactgtactcactGAAGTTCCTTACAAGAGAAAGTCTTCTGTCCACATTCCATCGGATCCCCAAGTCGTTCACATCATGTCAAGTGACCCAAACAGGTCaaacacaccaccaccgtctCAAACATGTCGAGTCACAGCCGGCTTCCTACGTCTTCTTCCCCAATCGAGAGAAAACGGTATCTTGTCTGAAGGA
Encoded here:
- a CDS encoding mitochondrial 54S ribosomal protein mL40 (Truncated form of YALI0C16478g, similar to Saccharomyces cerevisiae MRPL28 (YDR462W); ancestral locus Anc_5.584, similar to uniprot|P36527 Saccharomyces cerevisiae YDR462w MRPL28 ribosomal protein of the large subunit (YmL28) mitochondrial), with product MFGTVRTTCVARRVPQLALRTKRTKTANDLDPGARKLVNQMSAMSPKRMAPKKLELSQEDLIRHRIVQVAWREERLAEKLAREQQHRQQYEMLQDTCEELRKVDGFLFNAAVLRVKGNKFPIEMRVPTETPPNKIWQSEWKAEVKK
- a CDS encoding uncharacterized protein (Truncated form of YALI0C16500g, weakly similar to uniprot|O59671 Schizosaccharomyces pombe Pof4 protein, similar to Saccharomyces cerevisiae ELA1 (YNL230C); ancestral locus Anc_2.13), producing the protein MSVCFDRQHLRLLPLAPLNYATARTAPWALSNLLTPCRVLSTRYPVPPTTLITVTNSEIQDIGDTPYHLVEPILRKFKCRQMLHIESISPHIARDSEPVWKHFIGRDFSDRPLPKKNFKETYLRYQEEKETRLRESSNRLKRNIAREQQRKSEIMITQLDVDPRAESSQRRQYIQRAKSSVVGRLRLEMRSKGSMFSPSNPTFLETNRKSFFDRTNRNQPRDPTRDPQPSAGRDTVRVNGGFNSDHRISSIPVPVEAMSTTSLKRPLKRPTPMPKTNAIGHSSGSASPTKVQRTDMGIFRRGPGPETAPVVTSTTPPQSPPPINRHVSPPLPPAQAPPPPSVPPLTRASPPPRRQKPSSIFITRKK
- a CDS encoding uncharacterized protein (Compare to YALI0C16522g, similar to uniprot|P39932 Saccharomyces cerevisiae YDR536w STL1 member of the sugar permease family P33.1.f24. 1) — its product is MKLQVPAFARSSSDVKTSFMGARGQKLHNLVAAIAGLGFLLFGYDQGVMGGLLTLDTFIQQFPKMDTSDYLPPKVKTFNTTIQGTAVGIYEIGCMIGALFTMWAGDKLGRRYMIFFGSIIMTIGAILQCASYSLGQFIAGRVISGIGNGFITATVPMLQSECAKPERRGKLVMLEGALITAGIALSYWIDFGFYWVRTNDADWRFPIAFQIVFSLVLTFTIMSLPESPRWLVKKQRFEEAAGVFAALEDVPLDDPYVINQITSVKESIMMEQLAQLGVDGVDARRKIQSGEFQMGQELSFIGQMKLMFTFGKKKNFHRTMLAYWNQVMQQVTGINLITYYAAYIYQTSVGMNATDSRILAACNGTEYFMASWVAFYTIERFGRRKLMLFGAVGQACTMAILTGCVYAASKPEDGGLDMQGAGIAAAVFLFVFNTFFAIGWLGMTWLYPAEISSLEIRAPANGLSTSGNWAFNFMVVMITPVAFNSIKWKTYIIFACINAFMVPMVYFFYPETAGRSLEEIDMIFAESNPRTPWDVVGIANRLPKNSVATYDDYEAGEQEEKAIVETAESVSHDSAEFQ